One window of Chloroflexota bacterium genomic DNA carries:
- a CDS encoding sugar phosphate nucleotidyltransferase has product MSRYVAILAGGSGTRLWPLSRSRRPKQLLSLVGARSLIQATVDRVSSVASPDRILVVTEASHAEDVRAQLPEIPTENILVEPTRRGTAAAVGLAAAHIAHRDPAASMASLHSDAAVADADEFGACLTAAFEVAESDDWLVTLGIRPTHPHTGMGYIQVGQPMGLFHGRHAFRAVRFVEKPDRATAEQFIRAGYVWNPGMFVWRVDVILREYARLLPDIADALIRIQQAIGTRSEAETLRDRYGTIRVETIDYGIMERAERIATIPSTFGWSDVGSWAELMEIAPKDPAGNVVQGEHLGIDTRGTLVIGEHKPVFTLGVDDLVIVDLPDALLVCSRASAERLKELVERVQSDPRWSDLT; this is encoded by the coding sequence GTGAGCCGATACGTTGCCATTCTGGCGGGCGGAAGCGGAACGCGGCTGTGGCCCCTCAGCCGTTCGCGCCGTCCGAAGCAGCTTCTTTCGCTGGTCGGCGCGCGGTCGCTGATTCAGGCGACGGTAGACCGCGTCTCATCCGTCGCCTCACCGGACCGGATCCTCGTCGTCACGGAGGCGAGCCACGCGGAAGACGTGCGCGCGCAGCTTCCCGAGATTCCCACGGAGAACATCCTCGTCGAGCCGACTCGTCGCGGGACGGCCGCGGCCGTCGGCCTCGCCGCCGCGCACATTGCGCACCGGGACCCAGCGGCCTCCATGGCGTCCCTCCACTCCGACGCGGCTGTGGCCGACGCCGACGAGTTCGGCGCCTGTCTCACCGCGGCGTTCGAGGTGGCGGAGTCCGATGATTGGCTCGTCACGCTGGGGATTCGGCCGACCCATCCCCACACGGGTATGGGATACATCCAGGTAGGTCAACCCATGGGCCTCTTTCACGGCCGCCACGCGTTCCGCGCCGTTCGATTCGTCGAGAAGCCCGACCGCGCCACGGCCGAACAGTTCATCCGCGCAGGGTACGTCTGGAACCCGGGCATGTTCGTATGGCGCGTCGACGTCATTCTTCGCGAATACGCACGACTCCTGCCGGATATCGCGGACGCGCTCATCCGCATCCAGCAGGCCATCGGGACGCGAAGCGAGGCCGAAACGCTGCGGGATCGCTACGGGACCATTCGCGTGGAGACCATCGATTACGGGATCATGGAGCGCGCGGAGCGGATCGCGACGATCCCGTCCACATTCGGCTGGAGCGACGTGGGAAGCTGGGCCGAGCTGATGGAGATCGCGCCCAAGGACCCGGCGGGCAACGTCGTCCAGGGTGAGCACCTTGGCATCGACACGCGCGGGACGCTGGTGATCGGGGAGCACAAGCCGGTGTTCACCCTGGGGGTCGACGACCTCGTCATCGTTGATCTGCCGGACGCTCTTCTGGTCTGCAGCCGCGCGAGCGCCGAACGCCTCAAAGAGCTGGTCGAGCGCGTTCAGTCCGACCCGCGCTGGTCGGACCTGACCTAA
- a CDS encoding cupin domain-containing protein encodes MANIEQRHQPPGQTSDSPQRPAQRLSGMALRFDLQEELDRLRREESWLRGDRNAKTLVKEPHLHVTLAILKSGARLDEHETEGPLTIHTLEGRVTVSALGERIDLSRGQIAALDAGVPHWVEATEEAAFLLTIGWPR; translated from the coding sequence ATGGCGAACATCGAACAGCGCCACCAGCCGCCTGGACAGACGAGCGATAGCCCGCAGCGTCCCGCCCAACGCCTCTCTGGGATGGCGCTGCGGTTCGACCTGCAGGAGGAATTAGACCGGCTCCGGCGCGAGGAAAGCTGGCTCCGTGGGGACCGCAATGCCAAAACCCTTGTGAAGGAGCCACACCTCCACGTGACGCTCGCCATCTTGAAGTCCGGCGCGCGCCTCGACGAGCACGAGACCGAGGGGCCGTTGACGATCCACACCCTGGAAGGGCGCGTGACCGTCAGCGCGCTCGGGGAACGCATCGATCTGTCACGAGGGCAGATCGCCGCCCTGGACGCGGGCGTTCCGCATTGGGTTGAAGCGACCGAAGAGGCGGCGTTCCTTTTGACGATCGGCTGGCCTCGCTGA
- the secF gene encoding protein translocase subunit SecF, with protein MYDLVSKRYLFFIISAIVIIPGVISLVLPGGLRPGIDFTSGSIMTFKFDNPDTDQASVRQAFADLNHHEAIVQRAEDGTYIVRTTPLAPETRDDSGNVTTPSERQQIQDALTQRFGAVTVLSFDQVSPIVASEIIRNSILAVGAACIGILLYLSWAFRHVKESWRYGVCAVVALVHDTLVVVGIFSILGRLFEIELDSLFITAVLTVIGFSVHDTIVVFDRLRENSVRHQGEPFEDVVNHSLMQTMGRSVTTSLTVLLTLFTLWLFGGVTIRNFVLALLIGITTGTYSSIFNASMLLVVWEKGEIGRLFGRSGARQPALGRA; from the coding sequence GTGTACGACCTTGTCAGCAAGCGATATCTCTTCTTCATCATTTCGGCCATCGTCATCATTCCAGGCGTAATCTCCCTCGTCCTTCCGGGGGGCCTTCGTCCCGGAATCGACTTCACCAGCGGCTCCATTATGACGTTCAAGTTCGACAACCCGGACACCGATCAAGCCTCGGTTCGCCAGGCGTTCGCCGACCTGAACCACCACGAAGCGATCGTGCAACGTGCCGAGGATGGCACGTACATCGTCCGCACGACGCCCCTCGCGCCCGAGACGCGTGACGACTCCGGAAATGTCACCACGCCGTCAGAGCGCCAGCAGATTCAAGACGCCCTGACCCAGCGGTTTGGAGCGGTCACCGTGTTGAGCTTCGATCAAGTGTCGCCGATCGTGGCGTCGGAGATCATCCGCAATTCCATCCTCGCCGTCGGCGCTGCCTGCATCGGGATCCTCCTGTACCTGTCGTGGGCATTTCGCCATGTGAAAGAGTCGTGGCGCTACGGCGTGTGCGCCGTGGTCGCGCTGGTCCACGACACGTTGGTGGTGGTCGGAATCTTTTCGATTCTGGGCCGGCTATTCGAGATCGAGCTCGACTCCCTCTTCATCACCGCGGTCCTCACGGTGATCGGTTTCTCCGTCCACGACACGATCGTGGTATTCGACCGGCTGCGGGAGAACTCCGTACGACACCAGGGTGAGCCATTCGAGGACGTCGTCAACCACAGCTTGATGCAGACGATGGGTCGGTCTGTGACAACCTCCCTCACGGTGCTGCTCACGCTCTTCACGCTCTGGCTTTTTGGAGGCGTAACGATTCGCAACTTCGTCCTCGCCCTCCTCATCGGCATTACGACGGGGACGTACTCCAGCATCTTCAATGCCAGCATGCTGCTCGTAGTCTGGGAGAAGGGCGAGATCGGCCGCCTGTTTGGCCGATCCGGTGCGCGCCAGCCAGCCCTCGGTCGGGCCTGA
- the secD gene encoding protein translocase subunit SecD, producing the protein MTNQRNNVFVFLIAVLAVMSLIVVWPQNPTNYLPAIVPWPHSEGIHIDLLDFHRQGFRLGLDLQGGTHLVLRADTSKVPAGEDVNSAVDGVADVIGRRINAYGVAESIVQKRGTDRIIVELPGIRDIEEAKNLIGKTAQLDFREQKTVDGQQQWVIATATGSDNTEKELTGKYFKKASVGFDRQTNKPEIEFEFDSEGGKLFGEITNRLKGKQLGIFLDGQPISTPTVQAQITTNGRITGNFTLNEARDLVIQLNAGALPLPVSIEEERTVDATLGADSVHRSVIAGEIALLVVALFMILYYRMLGIVAVGALLVYTLLVLAVFKLIPITLTLAGIAGFILSIGMAVDANILIFERMKEELRNGKTVGAAIDAGFSRAWPSIRDSNFSTLITCGILYWFGSNFGANIVMGFAITLAIGVAVSMFSAIVVSRSFLRIIVGRRATLNPGLFGMPAPRPQLEPAGFRA; encoded by the coding sequence TTGACGAATCAGCGGAACAACGTCTTCGTCTTCCTCATTGCCGTTCTCGCCGTCATGAGCCTCATCGTCGTCTGGCCGCAGAACCCAACGAACTATCTGCCCGCGATCGTTCCGTGGCCCCACAGCGAGGGCATCCACATCGACCTGCTGGACTTTCACCGTCAGGGCTTCCGTCTCGGATTGGACCTCCAGGGCGGCACGCACCTCGTCCTCCGCGCCGACACGAGCAAGGTACCTGCAGGCGAGGACGTCAACAGCGCCGTCGACGGCGTCGCCGACGTGATCGGGCGCCGAATCAACGCGTATGGCGTGGCCGAGTCTATCGTGCAGAAGCGCGGAACCGACCGCATCATCGTCGAGCTGCCGGGCATTCGTGACATCGAGGAGGCGAAGAACCTCATTGGGAAGACTGCTCAGCTCGATTTTCGCGAGCAGAAGACGGTCGACGGCCAGCAGCAGTGGGTCATTGCCACGGCGACCGGGTCCGACAACACGGAGAAGGAGCTGACCGGCAAGTACTTCAAGAAGGCGTCGGTCGGATTCGATCGGCAGACGAACAAGCCGGAGATCGAGTTCGAATTCGACAGCGAGGGAGGCAAGCTCTTCGGCGAAATCACGAATCGCCTCAAGGGGAAGCAGCTCGGCATCTTCCTGGATGGCCAGCCCATCTCCACCCCCACCGTCCAGGCGCAGATCACGACCAATGGGCGCATCACGGGCAACTTCACCCTCAATGAGGCCAGGGACCTCGTCATTCAGCTCAACGCGGGCGCCCTTCCGCTGCCCGTGAGCATCGAGGAGGAGCGCACCGTTGATGCGACCCTCGGCGCCGACTCGGTGCACCGAAGCGTCATCGCGGGCGAGATCGCGCTGCTGGTCGTCGCGCTCTTCATGATCCTGTACTACCGCATGCTCGGGATCGTAGCGGTGGGCGCGCTGCTGGTCTATACGCTTCTCGTGCTCGCCGTCTTTAAGCTCATTCCCATTACGCTCACGCTGGCAGGAATCGCCGGGTTCATCCTCTCCATCGGGATGGCGGTCGACGCCAACATCCTGATCTTCGAGCGGATGAAAGAAGAGCTTCGCAATGGAAAGACGGTCGGCGCTGCCATTGACGCGGGATTCAGTCGGGCGTGGCCGTCCATTCGAGATTCGAACTTCTCGACCCTCATTACCTGCGGGATCCTCTACTGGTTCGGGTCGAACTTCGGCGCCAATATCGTGATGGGGTTCGCTATCACCCTCGCCATCGGCGTGGCGGTGAGCATGTTCAGCGCCATCGTCGTGTCGCGCAGCTTCCTTCGCATCATCGTGGGCCGCCGGGCGACGCTCAATCCGGGCCTGTTCGGCATGCCGGCGCCGCGGCCTCAGCTCGAGCCCGCAGGCTTCAGGGCTTAG
- a CDS encoding class I SAM-dependent methyltransferase: MSDLTALYDWEHDEFFDDVGLFGAIARRTGGPVLELACGSGRVLAPIAAAGFTVVGLDNSPSMLERARQRLRGVDAQVTLVEADIADGLPDGPFGLVVLALDAFGLVQDPATQRALLGDVARKLAPGGALVLDLANLPSLLDPPNGTPVLQKTGRCDALDAEVTKWLVREVTFADEIMVLTSIYDVAERGGRLRRLVDRTELRFFSRGEIELLCSAAGLAVEGPFGDYDLGPLTDASARMIVLATVRRTVH, encoded by the coding sequence TTGAGCGATCTGACCGCGCTCTACGACTGGGAGCACGATGAGTTCTTCGACGACGTTGGGCTGTTCGGAGCGATAGCGCGGCGGACCGGCGGGCCGGTGCTCGAGCTGGCGTGCGGCAGCGGGCGAGTTCTGGCGCCGATCGCCGCTGCGGGTTTCACCGTTGTCGGACTGGATAACTCTCCGTCCATGCTGGAGCGGGCGCGCCAGCGCCTCCGCGGGGTAGACGCGCAGGTCACGCTGGTAGAGGCGGACATCGCTGACGGGCTGCCCGACGGGCCCTTTGGGCTCGTCGTCCTTGCCCTCGATGCGTTCGGCCTCGTCCAGGATCCGGCCACACAGCGGGCCCTTCTTGGCGACGTCGCGCGAAAGCTCGCGCCGGGCGGGGCGTTGGTGCTCGATCTGGCGAACCTCCCGTCGCTCCTCGATCCGCCGAACGGCACGCCAGTGCTCCAAAAGACCGGGCGGTGCGACGCGCTCGACGCGGAGGTAACGAAGTGGCTTGTTCGCGAGGTCACATTTGCGGATGAAATCATGGTCCTGACCTCCATCTATGACGTCGCGGAGCGCGGCGGCCGGCTGCGGCGGCTCGTGGACCGGACCGAGCTTCGGTTCTTCTCCCGCGGAGAGATCGAGCTTCTGTGCAGCGCGGCGGGCCTCGCCGTGGAAGGACCATTCGGCGATTATGATTTAGGTCCGCTCACCGACGCGAGCGCGCGGATGATCGTGCTGGCAACGGTGAGGCGGACGGTCCACTGA
- the pyrF gene encoding orotidine-5'-phosphate decarboxylase translates to MRPSDRFCDRLLIAQERARSALCVGLDVDPRRLPAGCTTDRRGIERFIRGIVEATDDLVCAYKPNLAFFEAMGSDGYAILQTTLAAIPKGVTTIADGKRGDIGTTAERNVAAIFEQLGFDAMTVNPYQGFDSVQPYIADPARGAFVLCKTSNPGSADFQDLECRDEDTMRPLYEVVARRAVAWNTQGNVGLVVGATYPAQLGEVRALAPDLPILIPGVGTQGGDAEEAVRAGMARNGRLAVVNVSRQVLYASAGPNWQEAARAEAARLRDVMEAATASRARL, encoded by the coding sequence ATGCGCCCATCTGATCGTTTTTGCGACCGACTGCTGATTGCGCAGGAGCGCGCCCGCAGCGCGCTGTGCGTCGGCCTGGACGTGGATCCGCGCCGTCTTCCTGCGGGCTGTACCACCGACCGCCGGGGGATCGAGCGGTTCATTCGCGGAATCGTCGAGGCCACCGACGACCTGGTCTGCGCCTACAAACCGAACCTCGCCTTTTTCGAGGCTATGGGTAGCGATGGGTATGCCATCCTGCAGACGACTCTCGCCGCGATCCCCAAGGGCGTGACGACCATCGCCGACGGCAAGCGCGGCGACATCGGAACGACCGCCGAGCGCAACGTCGCGGCCATCTTCGAGCAGCTCGGCTTCGACGCGATGACCGTCAACCCATATCAGGGATTCGACAGCGTCCAGCCCTACATCGCGGATCCGGCTCGCGGGGCCTTCGTCCTCTGCAAGACGTCGAACCCCGGGAGCGCGGACTTCCAGGACCTGGAATGCCGCGACGAGGACACGATGCGCCCACTCTATGAAGTCGTAGCGCGCCGCGCCGTCGCATGGAACACGCAGGGAAACGTGGGGCTGGTGGTGGGAGCCACCTACCCGGCGCAGCTTGGGGAGGTGCGCGCGCTGGCCCCGGATCTGCCGATCCTCATCCCCGGGGTGGGAACGCAGGGTGGCGACGCTGAGGAAGCAGTCCGCGCGGGCATGGCCCGAAACGGCAGGCTGGCCGTCGTCAACGTGAGCCGACAGGTGCTCTATGCCTCCGCCGGCCCGAACTGGCAAGAGGCCGCTCGTGCAGAGGCTGCACGCCTGCGCGACGTCATGGAGGCAGCGACGGCCTCGCGGGCGCGGCTGTAG
- a CDS encoding DUF951 domain-containing protein, protein MPTEFRIGDVIRLRKPHPCGGYEWTVVRIGADIGLRCTTCNHRVMLPRSDVERRLKAFVSRVVRENPLSTAET, encoded by the coding sequence GTGCCGACGGAGTTTCGCATCGGTGACGTGATCCGTCTCCGGAAGCCGCACCCATGCGGTGGCTACGAGTGGACCGTCGTTCGCATTGGCGCCGACATCGGCCTCCGCTGTACGACGTGCAACCATCGGGTGATGCTGCCACGGAGCGACGTCGAGCGTCGCCTCAAGGCCTTTGTCTCGCGTGTCGTGCGCGAGAATCCACTGAGCACAGCTGAGACGTGA
- a CDS encoding MFS transporter, protein MSHETDDRFAQRESDDGLPDVPIWRNGDFLSLWIAQALTQTAQNAIWYALLVLVEEASHSSTQLGITILSVILPSVLFGVPAGVFVDRWDKRTVLVVTNAVRALIVVGYVIFHSTLALLYLVSFVFSVVCQFFAPAETSMIPAIAGKKLMQANSFFHLTFTASQFMGLVLIGPLIVKLTGLTTFFFSMALLYAASALLVWRLPSQRVAEVSGPARNPLAVLGRQMHEVARLLRRDRAMMAAMGYLTLGMMLTLIVAMLAPRFVTYVLGVAPEDAVIVLAPAGIGMLCGAIALSRASGGLLTDRYRIITSGFVVVALALGTASGLPTVLRVFGLVQPEGAEVVRMGSWDVAMVLIVMVSALCAGFGFAGIVVASQTVLQERAPRKALARVFAVQLTLGNSVSIIPLLLIGGIADLIGVGHVLLGIAVGVMIVAVLSSRRDASFRLPPVEAPADDERADAPRRGSPELRGAP, encoded by the coding sequence GTGAGCCACGAGACGGACGACCGATTCGCGCAGCGCGAGAGCGATGACGGATTGCCAGACGTTCCCATCTGGCGAAACGGCGACTTCCTATCCTTATGGATCGCGCAGGCGCTCACGCAGACGGCGCAGAACGCGATCTGGTATGCGCTGCTGGTGCTGGTCGAAGAGGCGAGCCACTCCTCAACGCAGCTCGGGATCACGATCCTGTCGGTGATCTTGCCGTCCGTCCTATTCGGAGTGCCGGCGGGAGTGTTCGTCGACCGCTGGGACAAGCGGACGGTCCTCGTCGTGACGAACGCCGTGCGAGCGCTCATCGTCGTGGGCTACGTGATTTTTCATTCCACTCTGGCGCTCCTGTACCTGGTGAGCTTCGTCTTTTCGGTCGTATGCCAGTTCTTTGCCCCCGCGGAGACATCGATGATCCCGGCCATCGCGGGGAAGAAGCTCATGCAGGCCAACTCGTTCTTCCACCTGACCTTCACCGCATCGCAGTTCATGGGGCTGGTGCTCATCGGGCCGCTGATCGTCAAGCTGACCGGCTTGACGACCTTCTTCTTCAGCATGGCGCTCCTGTACGCGGCGAGTGCGCTGCTCGTGTGGCGGCTGCCCTCGCAGCGCGTTGCCGAGGTGTCGGGGCCGGCGAGGAACCCGCTCGCCGTGTTGGGTCGCCAGATGCACGAGGTCGCCCGGCTCCTGCGACGCGATCGCGCGATGATGGCGGCCATGGGGTATTTGACGCTGGGGATGATGCTGACGCTCATCGTCGCGATGTTGGCGCCGCGATTTGTGACGTACGTGCTCGGGGTGGCGCCGGAGGACGCCGTGATCGTGCTGGCGCCGGCGGGGATCGGTATGCTGTGTGGCGCCATTGCCCTCAGCCGCGCGAGCGGAGGGCTGCTGACGGACCGCTACCGCATCATCACGAGCGGCTTCGTCGTCGTGGCGCTGGCCCTTGGGACCGCGTCTGGCTTACCGACAGTCCTGCGCGTGTTCGGCCTCGTGCAGCCGGAGGGGGCCGAGGTGGTGCGGATGGGAAGCTGGGACGTGGCGATGGTGCTCATCGTCATGGTGTCGGCGTTGTGCGCGGGGTTCGGATTCGCGGGGATCGTGGTCGCCTCGCAGACGGTGCTCCAGGAGCGGGCGCCCCGCAAGGCGCTGGCGCGCGTCTTCGCGGTCCAGCTGACGCTCGGAAACTCGGTTTCCATCATCCCGCTGCTCCTCATCGGCGGGATCGCGGACTTGATCGGGGTCGGGCACGTGCTGCTGGGCATCGCGGTCGGCGTCATGATCGTCGCCGTCCTGAGCAGCAGGCGCGATGCGAGCTTTCGGTTGCCGCCGGTGGAGGCGCCGGCCGACGACGAGCGGGCGGACGCGCCTCGGAGGGGCAGCCCCGAGCTGCGTGGGGCGCCGTGA
- a CDS encoding tyrosine-type recombinase/integrase — protein sequence MVAVSLPPPRTALHHEGRQLVGVDRVPDLRPIAANENFARAARTSRAAARGRRTITLPLVAMDALRMRREAQLEARKSARVGSTHDLDFANAVGGPLERQNIQRRSFKPLLKRAGLSHIRFHDFRHSSANLLVSLGEHPNVVQERLGRATIAVTMEIWSHVLRDMQQAAASKLEVFVGSAEASMGV from the coding sequence ATCGTCGCGGTTTCACTTCCACCCCCGCGGACCGCTCTGCATCATGAGGGACGGCAGCTGGTCGGCGTCGATCGCGTCCCCGATCTCCGCCCAATCGCTGCGAACGAAAATTTCGCGAGAGCGGCGAGAACGAGCCGCGCTGCGGCCCGCGGGCGACGGACGATCACGCTGCCGCTCGTCGCGATGGACGCGCTAAGGATGCGCCGCGAAGCACAACTCGAAGCACGGAAGTCGGCCCGCGTGGGGTCAACCCACGACCTGGATTTCGCGAATGCGGTCGGCGGGCCACTGGAACGGCAGAATATTCAGCGGCGGTCGTTCAAGCCGCTCCTCAAACGTGCGGGCCTGTCCCACATTCGCTTCCACGACTTCCGGCATTCCTCGGCAAACCTGCTCGTGTCCCTCGGCGAGCATCCGAACGTTGTGCAGGAACGCCTCGGGCGCGCGACGATTGCCGTCACCATGGAAATCTGGAGCCATGTGCTCCGCGACATGCAGCAAGCTGCCGCGTCCAAGCTGGAGGTCTTCGTAGGCTCCGCGGAAGCTTCTATGGGGGTATGA
- a CDS encoding CoA pyrophosphatase, whose product MLDRDRPMMRENARIAAVLLLVYPREGAPHVVFTQRTNTVSAHRGQISLPGGSRDPNDGSLEVTALRETHEELGIAPAHVDVWGRLDDVYVHTSNFVIAPYVGALGYEPTFCVSPEEVDHVIEVPLDTLRDPRILREDDWILRGAVRRVQFYEYGRYQIWGATARVIELFLASPYLERAAAAPEPWGDGSRAGAVASKEIQHG is encoded by the coding sequence GTGCTCGACCGGGACCGCCCCATGATGCGCGAGAACGCGCGAATCGCCGCCGTGCTCCTCCTGGTTTATCCGCGCGAGGGCGCGCCGCACGTGGTGTTCACCCAGCGAACGAACACCGTGAGCGCACACCGAGGTCAGATTTCGCTGCCCGGCGGCTCGCGCGACCCAAATGACGGCTCACTGGAGGTCACCGCCCTCCGTGAGACGCACGAAGAGCTGGGCATCGCTCCCGCGCACGTCGACGTCTGGGGGCGGCTGGACGACGTGTACGTCCATACCAGCAACTTTGTGATCGCACCGTACGTCGGCGCCCTTGGCTATGAGCCAACGTTTTGTGTGAGCCCGGAGGAGGTCGATCACGTCATCGAGGTGCCCCTCGACACGCTGCGAGACCCACGGATCCTCCGCGAAGACGACTGGATCCTGCGCGGCGCCGTGCGGCGCGTGCAGTTCTACGAATACGGGCGGTACCAGATCTGGGGCGCCACCGCGCGCGTCATCGAGCTGTTCCTCGCGAGTCCATATCTCGAGCGAGCCGCCGCGGCACCGGAACCTTGGGGCGATGGGAGCCGGGCGGGGGCCGTTGCGTCCAAGGAGATCCAGCATGGATGA
- a CDS encoding MmgE/PrpD family protein — MDETQVLGRFAATFRAADVPQDVLRLSARCLVDYLGVSLGAWGEPAVQIALEVASALGGSEQASLIGGGRTSAVNAATVNGIASHVLDFDDTHDPTILHGTGPVMSAALAAGELAGSSGPDLLAAHVIGFDVAARVALAVHPEHYDQGFHVTGTAGTIGAAAAAGRLLGLTAEQMANALSTAAAQAAGLREMFGSMTKSLHAGKAAANGVLSAMLAQRGWASNREGIEGRRGYWAVLSSRVDPGRATDALGERWELRNDGLKPYSCGVVSHPTIDAMRRLRETAALPLDEIAEVRARVNPYVLELMGKVNPQVGLEGKFSIFHCAAIAYLDGAARVRQFSDEAVRRADVVALRERVHADVDSRLPTSAAFVQLVARDGRTWDARVDAATGTPENPMSDQDLEEKFVDLVVGRVEGDRARSLVRQLLRGDAVPAAREVVALLVGMPV; from the coding sequence ATGGATGAGACCCAAGTGCTCGGTCGCTTCGCGGCCACGTTTCGCGCCGCGGACGTCCCCCAGGACGTGCTTCGCCTGAGCGCTCGCTGCCTCGTGGACTATCTCGGGGTGAGCCTGGGCGCCTGGGGCGAGCCGGCCGTGCAGATCGCCCTTGAGGTCGCATCGGCGCTCGGCGGCAGTGAGCAGGCGTCCCTCATCGGGGGAGGGCGCACCTCGGCGGTGAACGCCGCGACCGTGAACGGCATTGCGTCCCACGTCCTCGACTTCGACGATACCCACGACCCCACGATCCTCCACGGCACCGGGCCGGTCATGTCTGCGGCGCTCGCCGCCGGCGAGCTGGCGGGCTCGAGCGGCCCAGACCTCCTCGCCGCTCACGTGATCGGCTTCGACGTGGCGGCCCGAGTGGCCCTCGCCGTCCACCCCGAGCATTACGATCAGGGCTTCCACGTGACCGGGACCGCGGGCACGATCGGCGCCGCTGCCGCGGCGGGCCGCCTGTTGGGCCTCACCGCCGAGCAGATGGCCAACGCGCTCTCCACGGCGGCGGCGCAGGCGGCCGGCCTGCGGGAGATGTTCGGCTCGATGACGAAGTCGCTCCACGCGGGGAAAGCGGCGGCGAACGGCGTGCTGAGCGCGATGCTCGCCCAGCGCGGATGGGCCAGCAACCGCGAAGGCATCGAGGGTCGGCGCGGGTACTGGGCCGTGCTCTCATCCCGCGTAGATCCCGGTCGGGCAACGGATGCGCTGGGTGAGCGGTGGGAGCTCCGGAACGACGGCCTCAAACCGTATTCCTGCGGCGTCGTGAGCCATCCCACCATCGACGCGATGCGGCGCCTGCGCGAGACCGCCGCCCTGCCCCTTGACGAAATCGCCGAGGTGCGTGCGCGGGTGAATCCGTACGTGCTGGAACTGATGGGCAAAGTCAACCCCCAGGTCGGACTCGAGGGGAAATTCAGCATCTTCCACTGCGCCGCGATCGCCTATCTCGACGGTGCGGCGCGCGTCCGTCAGTTCTCGGACGAAGCCGTGCGCCGCGCCGACGTGGTCGCTCTTCGAGAGCGCGTGCACGCCGACGTCGATTCCCGGCTGCCCACGAGCGCGGCGTTTGTCCAGCTCGTGGCGAGGGATGGGCGAACCTGGGATGCTCGCGTCGATGCGGCGACGGGGACGCCCGAGAATCCGATGAGCGACCAGGACCTCGAGGAGAAATTCGTGGATCTCGTGGTTGGTCGTGTCGAGGGGGATCGCGCCCGGTCGCTGGTCCGACAGCTCCTCCGAGGGGATGCGGTTCCCGCTGCGCGGGAAGTCGTGGCGCTGCTGGTCGGAATGCCGGTCTAA